A stretch of the Janthinobacterium sp. B9-8 genome encodes the following:
- the ppnP gene encoding pyrimidine/purine nucleoside phosphorylase, producing the protein MSQFDNVSVLKQGNVYFDGLCISHTLILANGEKKTVGVILPSTLTFNTGAAEIMEIVAGLCHVKQAGESEPTPYTAGQSFHVPANSSFSIEALETLHYVCHFA; encoded by the coding sequence ATGTCACAATTTGATAATGTATCTGTACTTAAGCAAGGCAATGTTTATTTCGACGGTCTATGCATATCGCACACGCTGATTTTAGCAAATGGCGAAAAGAAAACCGTCGGCGTTATTTTGCCATCGACGCTGACTTTCAATACAGGCGCAGCAGAAATCATGGAAATCGTAGCGGGTCTTTGCCATGTAAAACAGGCAGGTGAATCTGAGCCCACCCCCTATACTGCAGGTCAAAGCTTTCACGTACCCGCTAACTCCAGCTTTAGCATTGAAGCACTGGAAACACTGCATTACGTTTGTCATTTTGCTTAA